Proteins encoded by one window of Thermofilaceae archaeon:
- a CDS encoding ABC transporter ATP-binding protein has translation MSSDGVFAKTGRSPGMKSYLLKRWKLAAASLALALIGSILGMSAPYLGGLALNALTAGEFDKLLTYALPIVALILAQGVLSYFSGVTSQYLSQGIAFDLRNDVYSHLQELSLGFYRRIDTGQLVARATSDIDVISRFLASAFSGLASAVFTLAVAGYYMTSINARLALYALAPLPFVYLLVRRFASRARPLFEASREVYGRMTSHVTEVTSGLKVVRSLNALSTLWPRFKAVNDEMLGLNLKLARLRASTWPFVGFLASLSALIVFWAGGGLVAAGELSVGMLVSMSMYAGMITWPFIFFGFFTVDYMYAKVASKRVFEILSIEPEVKESPNATPLVVSRGEVELRDVWFSYDNEKWVLKGVSFKVRPGEIVAIVGPAGSGKSTLVQLIPRLYDPQRGQILIDGVDVRDVKLDSLRRQIGIVHQDIYIFPDTIRNNIAYGKPDATQEEIERAAKLAMLHDFIASLPQGYDTPVGERGVTLSGGQRQRLAIARTLLIDPKIIILDDSLSSVDAETERAIYEAITKHFRGKTIILITQRPSTMRLADRIIVIEDGRVVEEGTHDELLKRNGHYARLYGSLAREAAAQVR, from the coding sequence GTGAGCAGCGACGGGGTTTTCGCGAAAACAGGCAGGAGCCCGGGGATGAAAAGCTACTTGCTCAAGCGTTGGAAGCTGGCGGCCGCCTCACTGGCGCTGGCGCTCATCGGATCGATACTCGGCATGAGCGCCCCCTACCTCGGCGGCTTGGCGTTGAACGCGCTCACTGCTGGCGAGTTCGACAAGCTGCTCACCTACGCCCTACCGATCGTCGCGCTCATCCTCGCGCAGGGCGTGCTCTCCTACTTCAGCGGCGTAACCTCCCAGTACCTGTCCCAGGGTATCGCCTTCGACTTGAGGAACGACGTCTACTCCCACCTGCAGGAGCTCTCGCTCGGCTTCTACAGGAGGATTGACACGGGCCAGCTGGTCGCCCGGGCGACGAGCGACATAGACGTGATCTCCCGCTTCCTCGCTTCAGCCTTCTCCGGTTTAGCGAGCGCCGTTTTCACGCTTGCAGTAGCTGGCTACTACATGACGTCGATCAACGCGAGGCTCGCGCTCTACGCGCTCGCACCCCTACCCTTCGTCTACCTCCTGGTTAGGAGGTTCGCCAGCCGCGCCAGACCATTGTTCGAAGCTTCGAGGGAGGTTTACGGCAGGATGACCTCGCACGTGACTGAGGTGACCAGCGGGCTGAAGGTCGTCCGCTCCTTGAACGCCTTATCCACCCTGTGGCCCCGCTTCAAGGCGGTCAACGACGAGATGCTCGGCTTGAACCTGAAGCTGGCTCGGCTCAGGGCCTCCACCTGGCCCTTCGTCGGCTTCCTCGCGAGCCTGAGCGCGCTGATCGTCTTCTGGGCCGGCGGCGGGCTCGTCGCAGCCGGCGAGTTGAGCGTCGGCATGCTCGTCTCTATGTCGATGTACGCCGGCATGATCACGTGGCCCTTCATCTTCTTCGGCTTCTTCACCGTGGACTACATGTACGCCAAGGTCGCGTCGAAGAGGGTCTTCGAGATCCTCAGCATCGAGCCTGAAGTGAAGGAGTCGCCCAACGCGACCCCCCTCGTGGTCAGCAGGGGGGAGGTTGAGCTGAGAGACGTCTGGTTCAGCTACGACAACGAGAAGTGGGTCCTCAAGGGGGTCAGCTTCAAGGTGAGGCCGGGCGAAATCGTCGCGATCGTTGGGCCCGCCGGCAGCGGGAAGAGCACGCTGGTCCAGCTGATCCCGAGGCTCTACGACCCTCAGCGCGGCCAAATCCTGATAGACGGCGTGGACGTGAGGGATGTGAAGCTGGACTCGCTGAGGAGGCAGATCGGGATCGTCCACCAGGACATCTACATCTTCCCCGACACGATACGGAACAACATCGCCTACGGGAAGCCCGACGCCACCCAGGAGGAGATCGAGAGGGCCGCTAAGCTGGCGATGCTCCACGACTTCATCGCCAGCCTGCCCCAGGGCTACGACACGCCCGTCGGCGAGCGGGGCGTCACCCTCTCGGGCGGCCAGCGGCAGAGGCTGGCGATCGCCCGCACGCTGCTCATCGACCCGAAGATCATCATCCTCGACGACTCCCTCTCCAGCGTGGACGCCGAGACGGAGAGGGCGATCTACGAGGCGATCACGAAGCACTTCAGGGGGAAGACGATCATCCTCATCACGCAGAGGCCGAGCACCATGAGGCTCGCCGACCGGATCATCGTGATCGAGGACGGGAGGGTGGTGGAGGAGGGGACGCACGATGAGCTCCTCAA
- a CDS encoding phosphatase PAP2 family protein: MNRRTLEWAALAASLALLASPALAYALGAWDPYWVAVTNLGDEPAYVALSILLYTLVSHELGFYALLSLMTSGWTNVLLKNALALPRPPRELWKIEVSGYGFPSGHAQTSTSFWSSIALKLRDAYAAALGAVIVALVSYSRLELVVHYPHDVAGGILLGLASTLAAFQMIRASEKWERWKQSLFLAAYGAAVSLLYLLHLDVVYARVGGVTIGLSAYPMVRQKIPEKPPLPAKAAAAVVALLAALIITRAVSAAAPLVQLAGYALVAAVAVLAPLAGAPLSRGKTGRA, translated from the coding sequence GTGAACAGGCGCACCCTCGAGTGGGCCGCCCTCGCCGCGTCGCTAGCCCTCTTGGCATCCCCAGCGCTCGCGTACGCGCTCGGCGCGTGGGACCCCTACTGGGTCGCTGTTACAAACCTGGGTGATGAGCCGGCGTACGTCGCCCTCTCCATCCTCCTCTACACCCTCGTATCGCACGAGCTCGGGTTCTACGCGCTCCTCTCCCTTATGACGAGCGGGTGGACCAACGTGCTGCTGAAGAACGCGCTAGCCCTCCCAAGGCCCCCGCGGGAGCTCTGGAAGATCGAGGTGAGCGGCTACGGCTTCCCCAGCGGCCACGCTCAAACATCCACCTCCTTTTGGTCCTCCATCGCCCTCAAGCTGCGGGACGCCTACGCCGCCGCACTGGGCGCAGTGATCGTAGCGCTAGTCTCCTACTCGCGCCTCGAGCTCGTGGTCCACTACCCCCACGACGTGGCGGGCGGCATCCTGCTGGGCTTAGCTTCAACGCTCGCAGCCTTTCAGATGATCCGCGCGTCCGAGAAGTGGGAGCGTTGGAAGCAGTCGCTGTTCCTCGCCGCGTACGGTGCAGCCGTATCCCTCCTCTACCTCCTGCACCTCGACGTAGTGTACGCCCGCGTTGGGGGCGTCACAATCGGGCTCTCCGCCTACCCGATGGTCCGCCAGAAGATTCCGGAGAAGCCTCCTCTGCCGGCGAAAGCGGCAGCCGCCGTTGTAGCGCTGCTGGCCGCGCTGATTATCACGAGGGCCGTTTCCGCTGCAGCACCGCTGGTGCAGCTGGCCGGGTACGCCCTCGTCGCAGCCGTAGCGGTACTCGCACCACTGGCCGGAGCCCCGCTCAGCAGAGGGAAAACGGGTCGAGCCTAG